One part of the Bacteroidia bacterium genome encodes these proteins:
- a CDS encoding flavoprotein: MRPNITIGVTGSSSIYKTCHLIRILIKKFNIKVIMTRNATEFITPFYFEVLTGNPVLTDLYHKQDKSYHPHIAFTNEIQLFCIAPASSNFLGKLVNGIADDALTTSAVAVLPSEIPCLIAPAMNSKMYGHPSTQNNLNILRKWGYKIIEPTLGNQTCGYYGIGRLSEPEDIATQIFDLLI, translated from the coding sequence ATGAGACCTAACATTACAATAGGGGTTACGGGATCTAGCTCCATTTATAAGACCTGTCATTTGATTAGAATTTTAATTAAGAAATTCAATATCAAAGTAATCATGACAAGGAATGCTACTGAGTTTATAACTCCATTTTATTTTGAAGTTTTGACCGGGAATCCAGTTCTAACTGATTTATATCATAAGCAAGATAAGTCCTATCATCCTCACATTGCATTTACGAATGAAATACAGCTATTTTGTATAGCTCCTGCTAGCTCTAATTTCCTGGGAAAGCTTGTTAATGGAATTGCTGATGATGCTCTCACAACATCAGCTGTAGCTGTTCTGCCCTCAGAAATACCATGTTTAATTGCCCCGGCAATGAATTCAAAAATGTATGGGCACCCTTCCACACAAAATAATCTGAATATTTTAAGAAAATGGGGCTATAAAATTATTGAGCCCACACTCGGTAATCAAACCTGTGGATACTATGGTATAGGTAGATTATCTGAGCCAGAGGATATTGCAACTCAGATTTTCGATTTATTAATTTGA
- a CDS encoding queuosine precursor transporter, whose product MNEQKVDRKTIVLFLCIAGFIGGLLISNITASKLYFVSIFGQDFTIPVGTSLFALTFICTDVISEVWGKHYSSLLVLAGFLARIGALIFLYFAVNIEGAGAPVWDSQEAYSNILSGSSRIILAGILTYPVSQLTDIYLFHYLKKRQQGKNLLWLRNTTSTFFSQLVDSAVFVFIAFGGLLETPVLINIIIGQVLVKWVIAMIDTPVVYMVRNVALDRKIFDFSG is encoded by the coding sequence ATGAACGAACAAAAAGTTGATAGAAAAACCATTGTATTATTTCTCTGCATTGCAGGATTTATAGGTGGGCTATTAATAAGCAATATCACAGCTTCCAAACTCTACTTTGTTAGCATCTTTGGTCAGGACTTTACCATACCTGTTGGAACCAGCCTTTTTGCTCTGACCTTCATTTGTACGGATGTCATTTCTGAGGTTTGGGGAAAGCATTATTCATCTCTATTGGTATTAGCAGGATTTCTGGCAAGGATAGGAGCTTTGATCTTCCTCTACTTTGCTGTGAATATCGAAGGCGCAGGAGCTCCCGTTTGGGATAGCCAGGAAGCCTATAGCAATATCTTATCTGGCTCCAGCAGAATCATCCTGGCAGGCATCCTCACCTACCCCGTAAGTCAGCTGACAGATATTTACCTCTTTCACTACCTCAAGAAAAGGCAGCAAGGGAAAAATCTCCTTTGGCTTCGAAATACCACATCTACCTTCTTTTCTCAATTGGTAGACAGTGCAGTATTTGTTTTTATCGCTTTTGGAGGATTATTAGAAACGCCTGTCCTGATCAACATCATCATTGGACAGGTATTGGTAAAATGGGTCATAGCCATGATAGACACGCCAGTTGTCTACATGGTTCGGAATGTAGCATTGGATCGTAAAATCTTTGACTTTTCGGGATGA
- a CDS encoding methyltransferase, with protein MSREEYLGYWKRETNRNYVKNLDIADLELKLPPHVFDPDPEITYSTSIILDNFPEVKGKTVLDLGTGSGIIAMNSSRQGAKLCVGSDIDTKVLRAAKVNIERNELHKEVILIWSNLFQNIYSSFDIIFANLPIWDEQTFETHMELLQSYKRHLNEGGELWMSYASFGDKRMNSSFLMQNHQLKEVFEVTRFGINWSLFVLKGD; from the coding sequence ATGAGTAGAGAAGAATACCTGGGCTATTGGAAGCGGGAAACCAACCGCAACTATGTCAAGAATTTGGACATAGCGGATTTGGAATTAAAACTTCCGCCTCACGTCTTTGATCCGGATCCGGAAATCACCTATTCCACCTCCATCATCCTTGACAATTTTCCTGAGGTAAAAGGGAAAACGGTTTTAGATCTAGGAACCGGAAGCGGAATCATCGCCATGAATTCCAGCAGGCAAGGAGCCAAACTCTGTGTAGGATCAGACATCGACACCAAAGTTCTCCGAGCGGCCAAGGTCAACATCGAGCGAAACGAATTACACAAAGAGGTCATTCTCATTTGGAGCAACCTCTTCCAAAATATCTACAGTTCTTTTGACATCATATTCGCCAACCTCCCCATCTGGGACGAACAAACCTTCGAAACCCATATGGAACTCCTCCAAAGCTATAAGCGCCACCTCAACGAAGGTGGAGAACTTTGGATGTCTTATGCATCCTTTGGAGATAAGCGAATGAATAGCAGCTTCCTCATGCAAAATCATCAGCTAAAGGAAGTATTCGAAGTAACTCGCTTCGGCATTAATTGGAGTCTATTTGTCCTAAAAGGAGACTGA
- a CDS encoding helix-turn-helix domain-containing protein, translating into MLTYKEFQPSKALSDIVLRYYDISGKSSIENPYELSAFPLVNSSWVFHYGDIIQVEGQYYPTGNTLPRQYMLGQFNRPIFIKHNFGTIGVFGVVFRAGSAYRLNNNSQLDFKNLSVSLEDIYGRQFRSIPEKFFYAKNSVERVNIIEKLIKSCLARTDSQESIIDDVVLKIISNSGEINVGFWAKAHNINRSYLTNSFKKKVGLNIKEFAKIVRFNHALAYWKQFPDIKKSHLVGAFGYHDFSHLSKDFKEFTFNKDSKTHNTDDELALFLNNKR; encoded by the coding sequence ATGCTGACATACAAAGAATTTCAACCGTCCAAAGCGCTTTCTGATATAGTTTTAAGGTATTATGATATATCAGGTAAGTCTTCAATTGAAAATCCCTATGAGCTTAGCGCATTCCCTTTAGTAAACTCGTCTTGGGTATTTCATTATGGAGATATTATTCAAGTCGAAGGGCAATACTATCCTACAGGTAATACTCTACCTCGTCAATACATGCTAGGCCAGTTTAATAGGCCTATTTTTATTAAGCATAATTTTGGCACAATAGGGGTCTTCGGAGTCGTTTTTAGAGCTGGATCAGCCTATCGATTGAATAATAATTCACAACTTGATTTTAAAAACCTATCCGTAAGTTTAGAAGATATATATGGGCGTCAGTTTCGAAGTATTCCAGAAAAGTTTTTTTATGCTAAGAATTCCGTTGAAAGGGTAAATATTATCGAAAAATTAATTAAGTCTTGCCTAGCTAGAACTGACTCGCAGGAAAGCATAATTGATGATGTCGTTTTAAAGATTATTTCAAATTCTGGCGAAATAAACGTGGGTTTTTGGGCTAAGGCTCACAATATAAACAGAAGTTATCTTACAAATTCTTTCAAAAAAAAGGTAGGATTGAACATCAAAGAATTTGCAAAAATTGTACGGTTTAATCATGCTTTAGCCTATTGGAAGCAGTTTCCAGATATAAAAAAGTCACACCTTGTTGGTGCATTTGGATACCATGATTTTTCCCACCTAAGTAAAGATTTTAAAGAATTTACTTTTAACAAGGATTCAAAAACTCATAATACTGACGATGAATTAGCACTTTTTCTGAACAATAAAAGATAA